Below is a genomic region from Desulfobacter sp..
TTTAATGGTCTTTTTGCTTTTTCCATTACGGCGGTTGGCAGAAACTTCCTGCCCGAGATGGGACTCCAACTCTCCTTCAAGAGCAGCTTCAGCAAGATTTTTGATTAATGATGTAAGGACGCCGCCCTTACCTGTGAAGGGTTTACCTTCCTAAATACCTTTAAGAGCTTTTTGAAAATTAAATTCGGTGTTGTCTTCGGTCATGTCAGTTCTCCTTATTTAGCTGAGTATATCAGCTTTGATTCAACTGACACAGAATTTTGAACGCCCTCGTATAATCTGGTATTGTTTTGTGCCTTGTTCAAGGTTATGGCTTTTGGCAATTTTTGCAAAATCAGCTTTTGAAGATGAAGAAATCACCACGGTCTTTTTTTCTGTATCCGTAATTGATTCAGGCTCGGTCACGGCCTTCACGATTTCTTCACGAGTCATTGGCCGTCCAAATTTTTTTGCGAAAAACTCATAAGCTTAAATTAAGCCTTATTCCTTTGTTTGAATTTATGGGTTAAAGCAGGTGACACGTTAGTAATTATCTTATTTTTAGTCAAGGAAAGTATCTTTTTGTGTAAAATTTTATACGAAAACACCTATCTCATTGACAAGGTCAGATCTGAAAATTTCCTGGCTGTTCAATTCAGCGTAAAAAACATCTCATTAAATGTTCATTCAAAGATACCTTTGACCGATATTCAATCGGCCAAAGGCATCTTTTGTTATGAATTTACAGCATCTTTATTGCTCAAGATCGTAACGGTCAAGATTCATAACCTTGTCCCATGCGGCAATAAAATCTTTAATAAATTTTTCCTGGGCATCTTGGCATCCATAGACATCTGAAATGGCCCTCAGTTGAGAGTCTGAGCCAAAAATAAGGTCCACCCGGGTACCAATCCATTTAACCTCTCCTGTTACACGGTCATGGCCGGCAAATAGATTGTCGTCTTCGGGTGTGGGTTTCCATTGAATACCTATATCCAGAAGATTGACAAAAAAATCATTGGACAATACGCCAGGGTTGGCTGTAAAAACCCCATGCCCGGACTGCTCAAAATTAGCATTTAAAACGCGCAGGCCGCCAATGAGAACTGTCATTTCAGGAGCTGTCAGGGTCAGCAGCTGGGCACGATCCACCAGCATTTTTTCTTCAGATACTGCATATTTGGTTTTAAGGTAATTCCGGAATCCGTCGGCCTTTGGTTCCATCACGGCAAATGAAAACGCATCTGTCTGCTCCTGGGAGGCATCTGTTCTTCCAGGGGTAAACGGAACAATAACCTTGTGCCCTGCATTTTTGGCAGCCTGCTCAACCCCAGCGCATCCGCCAAGGACAATCATGTCTGCCAGAGAGACTTTTTTGTTGTTGGATTGGGCCGCGTTAAATTCCTTTTGAATACCCTCATAAATCTTTAAAACACCGGCAAGTTGTTCAGGCTGATTTACCTCCCAGTCTCTTTGCGGCGCAAGCCTGATACGGGCCCCGTTCGCCCCGCCGCGTTTGTCCGAACCCCTGAAGGTGGACGCCGATGCCCAGGCAGTTGAGATCTGTTGGGAAACCGACAGATCCGAGGCCAGAATCCTAGCCTTAAGATCAGCCGTATCCTGAGCATCAATTAAGTCGTGATCTACTGCAGGAACCGGGTCCTGCCATACCAGTTCCTCTTTGGGAACCTCGGGGCCAAGATATCGCGACCGTGGGCCCATATCCCGATGGGTCAGTTTAAACCAGGCCCTTGCAAATGCGTCAGCAAATGCATCTGGATTTTGGTGAAACCGTTGGGCAATTTTTTTATAAACCGGGTCCATTCGAAGAGAAAGATCCGCTGTGGTCATTATGGTGGTCACCCATTTTGACGGATCATGGGCGGCAGGGGCAAGATCCTTTTCATTCGGGCTGACCGGTACCCATTGATAGGCCCCTGCCGGACTTTTTACCAGGTTCCAGTCATAGCCGAACAGCATGTCAAAATATCCCATATCCCATTGAACCGGATCTGGGGTCCAGGCACCTTCTATACCGCTGCTGATGGTGTCATCCCCGTGGCCGCTTTTAAATTTACTCGTCCAGCCCAGTCCCTGTTCTTCAATGTCAGCAGCTTCAGGTTCGGGGCCCACATGGGTTGGACTGCCCGCACCATGACATTTGCCAAAGGTGTGACCACCGGCCACCAGGGCAACGGTCTCCTCATCATCCATGGCCATCCTTGCAAAGGTCTCCCGGACATCTTTGGCGGAAGCCACCGCATCGGGTTCGCCGTTGGGGCCTTCCGGATTTACGTAAATCAGGCCCATCTGAACAGCTGCAAGGGGGTTTTCAAGGTCCCGGTCTCCGGAATAGCGTTTGTCATCGAGCCATTCTGTTTCAGTTCCCCAATAGGTGTCATCTTCGGGCTCGTAGATATCCTCACGCCCGCCCCCAAAACCAAATGTTTTGAACCCCATGGACTCAAGCGCACAATTGCCAGCCAAAATCATCAGGTCTGCCCATGAAATTTTATTGCCGTATTTTTTTTTGATCGGCCAAAGCAGCCGCCTTGCCTTGTCAAGGTTTACATTGTCAGGCCAGCTGTTGATCGGTGCCAGACGCTGATTACCTGATCCGGCACCCCCGCGGCCGTCGTTCATTCGGTATGTACCGGCACTATGCCATGCCATGCGGATAAACAGTCCCCCATAGTGACCGTAATCGGCAGGCCACCAGGCTTGAGAATCTGTCATCAGCGCATAAAGATCTTTTTTAATCCCCTCATAATCCAGGGTTTTAAATTCTTCTTTGTAGTTAAAATCATCTCCCAGGGGATTACTCTTGGAAGAATGCAGATGAAGAATTTTAAGATTTAACCGATCCGGCCACCAGTCTTGATTTGATGTGCCTCTGCCTGCGATGGATGCTTTTGATGCGCCGGTTACCGGGCATTTGATTTCTTCTTTTGACATCTCCTCCCCCTTTCATTTCAGTTAAATGTGGTTTGTAACCTGCGTGGCATTAGTTATGGTGTTAACTAATTTGGCTAAAAGACTTTATTTTATCAAATTTTTTTTAATTGTCCTTAGGATGCTTTTTAAGACCTCGATTTGTGCAGCAGAAATATTTTTGCTCATGGATTGAATATTGGTCTTGGCCAGAGGAATCAGCGTCTGGACCAGTTTGCGCCCTTTGGATGTTAAATAAATCCGTTTGGCTCACCTGTCAACAGGATCTGGTCTGCGAATAACATAGGGCTCTTTTTTAAGCTTTTGAATTAAATTCAGGGCAGACACTTTGCTTTTGTTATACCGGTTGGCTAACTCCTGTTAGGAGATACCATCCGGCTGGCTTAAATGAATAAGAAACACCCACTTCAGTCGTGATATTAAATCCGGCAGCACGAAATCGTTGATTTAAACTCTCCCGCATGTGTTTTTCACAATTGGCTATCAACATAGGGAAAGATTCATTTACATCATATTGGTGCGCTATCTTTTCCATATCGTTAACCTATTAACTTCTTTAGAGATGTCAATAGATCAGGTTTTAATATATGTAAAAGGCCAGTTGGCTATACCTTTTGCATATAATGTACGATTTTAATAATTTTAGATGTTAACAGATTTATTCAAAAATGGGGATGGGTGTGGATGAATAAATATTTCCCCACTAAAAAAGGGTTTCAGAAAAATTTCTGAAACCCTTTGATGTTTTATGGAGGCGGCTTCCGGATTTGAACCGGAGAATAACGGCTTTGCAGGCCGTTGCCTTACCCCTTGGCCAAGCCGCCATGTGTGGAGCGGGAAACGGGATTTGAACCCGCGACTTCGACCTTGGCAAGGTCGCACTCTACCACTGAGTTATTCCCGCTCAGCAACAAAAGTGATTTATATATGGGTCTCTGTTTTTTGTCAATAAAAAAAAGCTAAATCAGAAACTTTTTGGCCTTGAAAAAATAATCAAGGCCGGACCAAAGCGTGAATATCAAGGCACCATATAAGAACAATTCTCCAATGGCATTAAAATTGACGCCAAAATAGGGATAGTGGACAAGCAAGGGGATGATGGCCGCAATTTGAAATCCGGTTTTGTATTTACCCAGCCATGAGGCCTGAACATCCTGGGATTTTTCAATGAGCACACATCTTAAGCCTGTGACACTCAACTCCCTGCCGATGATCACACAGGTGATCCATCCCGGGATAAACCCAAGCTGGGTGAGCATGATCAGAGAGGATGAAACCAGAATCTTGTCTGCCAGCGGGTCTAAAATTTTTCCAAGGCTGGTGACAAGCCCCCGGGTCCGTGCCAGATAACCGTCCAGATAATCGGTAATTGAGGCCAGAGAAAACAATACGGCGGATATAAAGGTGGTGATCCTGTTTTCATACATCAAAAGGACCACGATCACAGGAACCGCAGCAATCCTTGAAATGGTGATAAAATTAGGGGTCAACACCAGGGCTTTTAGCTTTTCCGGCCTGATCATTTATTTATTCTTTTTTTCCCAGTCTGAAAGAAAGGCTTTAATGCCCTTGTCCGTCATGTGATGGCCTGCCAGTTTTTTAAGCACGCCATAGGGAATGGTGGCAATGTCTGCACCCATGAGGGCGGAATCCAACACATGGAGCTGGCTTCTGACCGAGGCAACAATGATCTCTGTTTTAAAATCATAGTTGGCAAAAATCTGGACGATCTCTTCAACCAGGCCCATGCCTTCCTGGGCAAGGTCATCAAGTCGTCCCACAAAAGGGGAAACAAAGGTGGCCCCGGCTTTGGCAGCCATGAGTGCCTGGAGTGCTGAAAAAACCAGGGTAACATTTGTTTTGATCCCTTCCGAGGA
It encodes:
- the pgsA gene encoding CDP-diacylglycerol--glycerol-3-phosphate 3-phosphatidyltransferase, whose amino-acid sequence is MIRPEKLKALVLTPNFITISRIAAVPVIVVLLMYENRITTFISAVLFSLASITDYLDGYLARTRGLVTSLGKILDPLADKILVSSSLIMLTQLGFIPGWITCVIIGRELSVTGLRCVLIEKSQDVQASWLGKYKTGFQIAAIIPLLVHYPYFGVNFNAIGELFLYGALIFTLWSGLDYFFKAKKFLI
- the fsa gene encoding fructose-6-phosphate aldolase; amino-acid sequence: MKFFIDTANIDQIKDANNMGMVDGVTTNPSLIAKEEGEFKDIITQICSIVEGPVSAEVISLEYDGMIKEARELVKIADNITVKIPMTVEGLKAVKTLSSEGIKTNVTLVFSALQALMAAKAGATFVSPFVGRLDDLAQEGMGLVEEIVQIFANYDFKTEIIVASVRSQLHVLDSALMGADIATIPYGVLKKLAGHHMTDKGIKAFLSDWEKKNK
- the katG gene encoding catalase/peroxidase HPI is translated as MSKEEIKCPVTGASKASIAGRGTSNQDWWPDRLNLKILHLHSSKSNPLGDDFNYKEEFKTLDYEGIKKDLYALMTDSQAWWPADYGHYGGLFIRMAWHSAGTYRMNDGRGGAGSGNQRLAPINSWPDNVNLDKARRLLWPIKKKYGNKISWADLMILAGNCALESMGFKTFGFGGGREDIYEPEDDTYWGTETEWLDDKRYSGDRDLENPLAAVQMGLIYVNPEGPNGEPDAVASAKDVRETFARMAMDDEETVALVAGGHTFGKCHGAGSPTHVGPEPEAADIEEQGLGWTSKFKSGHGDDTISSGIEGAWTPDPVQWDMGYFDMLFGYDWNLVKSPAGAYQWVPVSPNEKDLAPAAHDPSKWVTTIMTTADLSLRMDPVYKKIAQRFHQNPDAFADAFARAWFKLTHRDMGPRSRYLGPEVPKEELVWQDPVPAVDHDLIDAQDTADLKARILASDLSVSQQISTAWASASTFRGSDKRGGANGARIRLAPQRDWEVNQPEQLAGVLKIYEGIQKEFNAAQSNNKKVSLADMIVLGGCAGVEQAAKNAGHKVIVPFTPGRTDASQEQTDAFSFAVMEPKADGFRNYLKTKYAVSEEKMLVDRAQLLTLTAPEMTVLIGGLRVLNANFEQSGHGVFTANPGVLSNDFFVNLLDIGIQWKPTPEDDNLFAGHDRVTGEVKWIGTRVDLIFGSDSQLRAISDVYGCQDAQEKFIKDFIAAWDKVMNLDRYDLEQ